A genome region from Triticum aestivum cultivar Chinese Spring chromosome 2B, IWGSC CS RefSeq v2.1, whole genome shotgun sequence includes the following:
- the LOC123038716 gene encoding cytochrome P450 87A3-like, which yields MDISFARCVALCGVTLVSGWLVHWVYRWMNPFCNGVLPPGSMGFPIIGETLAFLKASPSLDIPDYFKLRMKRYGPVFKTSLLGQPAVISTDAEPNRFILQQEGTMFRLGYPRALTKIFGEKSIEAFHGTIHKFIRRCAYMLFGLQTLKETLLPEMEAAVRERLAAWAAMPSVDVRGGAPNIMFELVTRKCLGFDSTKSRELRSKFDTLFSGLFSFPIYFPGTPFYRCMQARKNIHKTLRDTLAERLSAPGKKHGDLLDIIVEELQGEEPSISEDFAIDMLSTLLFASVFTLSGTIAVAFKSLHDNPDVVHALQKENRAMLNGRKGGRSGLTWEEYKSLTFTNQVTNEIIRISNAALVVFRKALTDAQVNGYTIPAGWLVIVNPMAVHLNGELFEDPLKFNPWRWMDESKRSAMLKNFMPFGAGIRVCPAAEFVKLLVTITIHVLVTEYRWEEMKQTDVFRSGDVMFPQGYHIRLQPQDDN from the exons ATGGACATCTCTTTTGCTCGATGCGTAGCTCTCTGTGGGGTTACGCTTGTGAGTGGATGGCTAGTACACTGGGTATACAGATGGATGAACCctttctgcaacggggttcttccTCCCGGCTCCATGGGTTTCCCCATTATTGGTGAGACCTTGGCCTTCCTCAAGGCAAGCCCTTCCTTGGACATCCCAGACTACTTCAAACTAAGGATGAAGAG GTATGGTCCGGTTTTCAAGACGAGCTTGTTGGGGCAGCCGGCGGTGATCTCCACCGACGCGGAGCCCAACCGGTTTATCCTCCAGCAGGAAGGCACCATGTTCCGTCTTGGGTACCCTCGGGCACTCACCAAGATATTCGGCGAGAAGAGCATCGAGGCCTTCCATGGCACCATCCACAAGTTCATCCGTCGATGCGCCTACATGTTGTTCGGCCTCCAGACCCTCAAGGAGACGCTCCTCCCTGAGATGGAGGCCGCCGTGAGGGAGCGCCTCGCCGCGTGGGCCGCCATGCCCAGCGTCGACGTTCGTGGCGGTGCCCCCAAT ATTATGTTCGAGCTGGTGACCAGGAAATGCCTGGGTTTCGATTCCACAAAGTCCAGGGAGCTGAGAAGCAAGTTCGACACGCTTTTCTCAGGGCTCTTCTCCTTCCCTATATATTTCCCTGGGACACCATTTTACCGATGCATGCAG GCACGGAAAAATATTCACAAGACACTGCGGGATACGTTGGCAGAGAGGTTAAGTGCACCAGGGAAGAAACATGGCGACCTCCTCGACATAATCGTCGAGGAGCTGCAGGGTGAAGAGCCATCAATAAGTGAGGATTTTGCTATTGATATGCTCTCCACCTTGTTGTTCGCCAGCGTCTTCACGCTGTCAGGAACCATCGCTGTAGCATTCAAGTCACTCCATGACAACCCGGACGTTGTCCACGCGCTCCAG AAGGAGAACCGAGCTATGCTCAATGGTCGAAAGGGTGGGCGCTCCGGGCTCACATGGGAGGAGTACAAGTCATTGACATTCACTAATCAG GTGACCAATGAGATCATTCGAATAAGCAATGCCGCACTTGTAGTATTTAGGAAAGCTCTTACAGATGCACAAGTCAATG GCTATACAATTCCTGCTGGATGGCTGGTCATAGTCAACCCCATGGCAGTTCATCTGAACGGAGAATTGTTCGAAGATCCACTCAAATTTAACCCATGGAGGTGGATG GATGAGTCAAAGCGCAGCGCAATGCTGAAGAATTTCATGCCATTCGGAGCAGGCATCAGGGTTTGTCCTGCCGCAGAGTTTGTCAAGCTGCTCGTAACAATTACCATCCATGTCTTGGTGACCGAGTATAG ATGGGAAGAAATGAAACAGACAGATGTATTCAGAAGTGGAGATGTTATGTTCCCGCAGGGCTACCACATTCGACTTCAACCCCAAGACGATAACTGA